Proteins found in one Anaerolineae bacterium genomic segment:
- a CDS encoding tetratricopeptide repeat protein, which produces MTDITLTNSQSRANFFQQKVLANVAYWQKWVAANMADVAALDRERSGILRGIAFGLEAGQAAWPLVYELIEGFAPYMERQGHWEVWRNVLIQAGSTAAQLNDKTKTVALSISSARLLQWQARFVEAKQAYRRVIHLARQIDNAVYRARAYSNLGFLYTEQGYWWRAEILCRHALRTFEQLDNLHGRAHTHNHLGVLYTRQGCYELAQPHFEQASTLWQTMGDDHGLMRGYINLGMLYVLTQQPDPALAYLQKALHLAQRLGEETEIGLIYLNIGIAYRQQGEPVQAEANARQSATIFKRFLNSMGQALALDNLGLACLDQGKWAEANSSFHTSLEIWRKVGSKQGELRTMIYILTYEVELGHWPQAAAQLAEVERLMATYGQDPQHPLWRVLLADCRRRLQEGLQGSDNPGNPSD; this is translated from the coding sequence ATGACAGACATCACCCTGACCAATTCCCAAAGCCGGGCCAATTTTTTTCAGCAAAAAGTGCTGGCCAATGTAGCTTACTGGCAAAAATGGGTAGCTGCAAATATGGCCGATGTGGCCGCCCTGGACCGCGAGCGTAGCGGCATTTTGCGGGGCATTGCCTTTGGCCTGGAGGCGGGACAGGCTGCCTGGCCGCTGGTTTATGAATTGATTGAGGGCTTTGCGCCGTATATGGAACGGCAGGGCCATTGGGAGGTATGGCGGAATGTGCTTATTCAGGCCGGCAGCACCGCCGCCCAACTTAACGATAAAACCAAAACGGTAGCCTTATCTATATCCTCGGCCCGGTTGCTGCAATGGCAAGCTCGTTTTGTTGAGGCCAAGCAAGCCTACCGGCGGGTCATTCATCTGGCCCGGCAAATAGACAATGCTGTTTACCGCGCCAGGGCCTACTCGAACCTGGGTTTTCTTTACACCGAACAAGGATATTGGTGGCGGGCGGAAATCTTGTGCCGGCACGCCCTACGCACCTTTGAGCAGTTAGATAATCTTCACGGACGCGCTCACACCCACAACCATTTAGGCGTTCTGTATACCCGGCAAGGGTGTTACGAATTGGCGCAGCCGCACTTTGAGCAGGCCAGTACGCTGTGGCAAACAATGGGCGATGACCACGGTTTGATGCGGGGTTATATCAATTTGGGGATGCTCTATGTGCTTACACAACAGCCGGACCCGGCGCTGGCCTACCTGCAAAAGGCCCTTCACCTGGCCCAACGGCTGGGGGAAGAAACAGAAATTGGCCTAATTTATCTGAACATAGGCATTGCTTATCGCCAGCAGGGTGAACCGGTGCAAGCCGAAGCTAATGCCCGGCAGTCCGCCACTATCTTTAAACGGTTTTTGAATTCAATGGGCCAGGCCCTGGCCTTGGACAATTTGGGCCTGGCCTGTTTGGACCAGGGCAAATGGGCAGAAGCCAATTCATCGTTCCACACTTCTCTGGAAATTTGGCGCAAGGTGGGCAGTAAACAGGGGGAACTGCGGACAATGATCTATATCCTGACGTACGAGGTGGAATTGGGACATTGGCCCCAAGCAGCCGCCCAACTGGCTGAAGTGGAGCGGCTGATGGCTACATACGGGCAGGACCCGCAACACCCGCTCTGGCGGGTATTGTTGGCCGACTGCCGCCGGCGTTTGCAAGAAGGTCTCCAGGGTTCGGACAACCCCGGAAACCCGAGTGATTAA
- a CDS encoding winged helix-turn-helix domain-containing protein, with protein MKPERYALNYRQKQMEIIAAWINAGESGAVIGLAGAGKSNFLKFMCHHPEALKQHLDNPDQVVIPIAVDFNNMPTFDLSTFYRIILRAFYEAGEAFEPHLQELIEGVYRQNQREQDPFLPQSALRELLFLLAATQIRVVLVMDRFDNFCQMATPPMFDTLRGLRDSFKNNLCYLVGLRHEIVYLTGAIDLRELSELLDIHTCWLGPMTQEDALRLIDEETRTAVTRPSKTEKNLMLELTGGYPALLKETCRWWRLTADKPAMRKWAVPLLADQALQNRLVELWQGLTEEEKFVLSELEKQQTRAGRESGQVKQTRQKIYQDLQTRYGDTLARLAAKGFCDQVGSQWRFKGKLLAHFVAQVQERGRGRMWRDKVTGEFWQGPTRLELSPQQQTALLYFLQHPREPLTKTDLIMHIWPDEWEEVEEASLYQLIWQLRQQIEPNPARPRYILNWRGTPEGGYQFFSEGRAQ; from the coding sequence ATGAAACCAGAACGATACGCCTTAAATTATCGCCAAAAACAAATGGAAATCATTGCCGCCTGGATTAACGCCGGGGAAAGTGGGGCGGTGATAGGGTTAGCCGGCGCCGGTAAATCCAACTTTCTTAAGTTCATGTGCCACCACCCTGAAGCTTTAAAACAACACCTTGACAATCCCGACCAGGTGGTCATCCCCATTGCGGTTGATTTTAATAATATGCCCACGTTTGATCTATCAACCTTTTACCGGATCATCCTGCGGGCGTTTTATGAGGCGGGCGAGGCGTTTGAGCCACATTTACAAGAATTGATTGAAGGCGTTTACCGCCAAAATCAACGCGAACAGGACCCCTTTTTGCCGCAGAGCGCCCTGCGGGAACTGTTGTTTTTGCTGGCCGCCACACAGATAAGGGTGGTGTTGGTGATGGACCGTTTTGATAATTTTTGCCAAATGGCCACACCGCCCATGTTTGATACCCTGCGCGGTTTACGAGACAGTTTTAAAAACAACTTGTGCTACCTGGTGGGGCTGCGGCATGAAATTGTTTACCTGACCGGGGCCATAGATTTGCGGGAGTTGAGCGAATTACTGGATATTCACACGTGCTGGTTAGGCCCTATGACTCAAGAAGACGCCCTACGCCTGATTGACGAAGAAACCCGGACGGCTGTGACCAGGCCAAGCAAAACCGAGAAGAATCTTATGCTGGAGCTGACCGGCGGTTATCCGGCCCTGCTCAAAGAAACTTGCCGGTGGTGGCGGTTAACAGCGGATAAGCCGGCCATGCGTAAATGGGCCGTGCCCTTGCTGGCAGACCAGGCCTTGCAAAACCGTTTAGTGGAGTTGTGGCAGGGTTTAACCGAAGAAGAAAAATTCGTCCTATCGGAGTTGGAAAAGCAGCAAACCCGAGCCGGCCGCGAAAGCGGTCAAGTGAAACAAACCCGTCAAAAAATCTATCAGGATTTGCAAACCAGATATGGCGATACTTTGGCCCGGCTGGCAGCCAAGGGCTTTTGTGACCAGGTAGGTAGTCAGTGGCGGTTCAAGGGCAAGCTACTGGCTCATTTTGTGGCTCAGGTTCAAGAGCGCGGGCGGGGGCGAATGTGGCGCGATAAAGTAACCGGAGAGTTCTGGCAGGGGCCGACCCGGTTGGAACTTTCTCCCCAACAACAAACTGCGCTCCTGTATTTTTTACAACACCCCCGAGAACCGCTCACCAAAACCGACTTGATTATGCACATTTGGCCCGATGAATGGGAAGAGGTGGAAGAGGCCAGCTTGTATCAACTGATCTGGCAATTGCGCCAACAAATAGAGCCAAATCCGGCCCGTCCCCGTTACATTCTCAACTGGCGCGGCACGCCAGAAGGAGGCTATCAATTTTTCTCAGAAGGCCGGGCGCAATAA
- a CDS encoding PD40 domain-containing protein encodes MNQKPQTIDEIEAEYELLSEKLDHEKLDYDEFVKQVDRLPSFPVGNQQWRLNRAGEWVYQEGGVWQRGNIRQALAKEETLTGQHPPKAAALTAKPPASSKFLPTVLSRVSTSVLIGATVLLLLLGMGLFSLLWGISLRSKSTATSMPVVSADDTSTPDFTLTTPWPTFTPSPTALPPTFTSSPTSLPPTFTPSPVLPPDTPAWPTPTPMPTVTQSPPSPSPESQAKEIVPVTTTPPTPVLQGKIAYADYDPVNETYHIHLLDLSAMTSTKFIPEAANPCFSPNGQEIAYRSWAADNRGLWVQEVGGSKSWQPSEGYESARPQWSPDGKGLIFSSRQAGDRRWQLYYPIDQAIAIPDLGWAADWLNADTLIYAGSIKEQPGLYLANLDGFQARRFTNNQTDTAPAVSADGSYVAYTSKGDSGDNWDVYIVDHNGKPVRRLTTHPDRDGIPAWSPDDHYLAFASHRNGSWGLWVIDAAGQGEPKLLASLNGLDFYPRQATEVEKHDWTMHTITWSPLNR; translated from the coding sequence ATGAATCAGAAACCCCAAACCATAGACGAAATTGAAGCTGAGTATGAGTTGCTCAGTGAAAAACTTGACCATGAAAAACTTGACTATGATGAATTTGTCAAACAGGTGGACCGACTCCCCTCCTTCCCGGTTGGCAATCAGCAGTGGCGGCTCAACCGCGCCGGTGAGTGGGTTTACCAGGAAGGCGGTGTCTGGCAAAGAGGCAACATCCGTCAAGCCCTGGCAAAAGAAGAAACACTGACCGGCCAACATCCCCCCAAAGCAGCGGCGTTGACCGCAAAGCCGCCCGCCTCTTCAAAATTCTTGCCAACGGTTTTATCCCGTGTTTCAACATCAGTGCTGATAGGCGCAACAGTTTTGCTATTGTTGCTGGGAATGGGGCTGTTTAGCCTGCTCTGGGGTATTAGCCTGCGTAGTAAAAGCACAGCAACATCAATGCCCGTGGTTTCTGCGGATGACACATCTACCCCTGATTTTACGTTGACTACGCCTTGGCCCACCTTTACCCCTTCCCCTACCGCGTTGCCGCCTACCTTCACCTCTTCCCCTACATCCTTGCCGCCCACTTTTACCCCCAGCCCCGTTTTACCCCCAGACACGCCTGCCTGGCCCACTCCCACGCCTATGCCTACGGTCACTCAATCACCACCCTCGCCATCGCCGGAAAGCCAGGCGAAGGAGATAGTGCCGGTCACAACCACTCCGCCTACACCTGTGCTGCAAGGCAAAATTGCCTATGCCGACTATGATCCGGTCAATGAGACCTACCATATCCATCTCCTGGATTTGAGCGCAATGACCTCTACCAAATTCATCCCGGAGGCGGCCAATCCCTGCTTTAGCCCCAATGGACAAGAAATTGCTTACCGTTCCTGGGCCGCCGATAATCGAGGGCTGTGGGTACAAGAGGTTGGCGGTAGTAAAAGTTGGCAGCCCAGCGAGGGGTATGAATCGGCCCGCCCCCAGTGGTCCCCTGATGGCAAGGGACTGATTTTTTCTTCTCGCCAGGCCGGCGACCGCCGCTGGCAGTTGTATTATCCCATTGATCAGGCCATTGCCATCCCGGATTTAGGCTGGGCCGCCGATTGGCTGAACGCAGACACGCTCATTTATGCCGGTTCCATTAAAGAGCAGCCCGGCCTTTACCTGGCCAATCTTGATGGTTTCCAGGCTCGTCGTTTTACCAATAATCAAACCGATACCGCGCCGGCGGTGTCGGCTGATGGCAGTTATGTAGCCTACACCTCAAAGGGCGATAGTGGGGACAATTGGGATGTGTATATTGTTGACCACAATGGCAAGCCGGTGCGCCGCCTGACCACTCATCCCGACCGTGACGGCATTCCTGCCTGGTCTCCCGACGACCACTATCTTGCTTTTGCCTCCCATCGAAACGGCAGTTGGGGGCTTTGGGTAATAGATGCCGCCGGACAGGGTGAGCCAAAACTTCTGGCATCGCTCAATGGTTTGGACTTTTATCCCAGGCAAGCCACCGAAGTTGAGAAGCACGATTGGACAATGCATACAATCACCTGGAGTCCATTAAACCGATAA
- a CDS encoding CHAT domain-containing protein — protein sequence MSLPTAPKIRYQYYDFVFKIRQTDQEYIVEAVSPDRESKTYPLAQPEWPDQIEAPVVADPTVAQQFGRHLFKSIFRGPILNTYRQYLRNIKAEQENMAAGYAKGLRLIVDLEQAPNLTRIPWEFLCDEEKEGVIFLCLDPQTPVVRRLRPGARPGNLKSPLTFSLLSAMPGGTMPLGKTQEEIRVIEDILKSNDNVAVKPHRLAAKVSDLLSAMKEQPNIVHFTGHGDDNRLVFDDKELSAEQINQILNVNHALRLAVINACEAGRQVTKTLAGGGIPAIIAMQFKVTDLAGAAFAREFYENLMAGYALETALGFARVQMSCAAVEGSLEWATPVLYLQTASESVLGDILLTTPEPQAASILDVSLPDADEKVFHFLLQQGKICSGQGNHQAALAFLEGAKLLSQTQPSFGIFEEDINKSIEVSQIELAEAQRLARLELSKNVLFEQAREYAQNNQWADALNLLGTIGHLQQDISQPEAKAEQTFNVSGEMNKFYQNVRQELTRMRENQARLTRLEAFYRKAEEKWNKEEWDEAIIFFDKADEELHALKHRQAEVDPCFQDTEKRANQARIQKRLHQFYELGISFFEKENWDEAVKAFKQVDELNPSFQENQWYFSEARRKKKQEDIYQQGKAAIQAKNWRSAIDTLQTIKSGEHRFQDAFLALNYAQGHLYIQDQNWAGAVEALDTVVRRRPDFEGDAQQLHQQARFRQELQERYQSGHQAIKDKEWKKAKVDLERVQYEQRDKPKIYNNIDELLTLIDEEILLAEQYKQAQRFLDTGNWQRTIDLLEQIHTRRDTYENSGQMLEQARRELEIEIEFDRGRKAALDQQWPDAIQSFQRVLELNNNHPEAQQGLDTARRTQTMQQNYRQGITFLEKGAANFDTETLELAIQHLQQVVEIEPDFRGDAEAKLKEAQRLLEAERNYQKALQAEKVEDWPRAVKLWQQVVDLARDLNRDYRNSAQRLKQALQQQDLDNLYCQVQTHRANHAWAEAKAVLTDLVKRANDYGLAPYKETPQWLNQAKREAQIADHYEDGLLCMDAERWDDALMCFNRVLELNPGHHQAQAQLKEAQRQRQLKNNYQQGLNAFQTKAWDQTISHLEQVVKEERHYKDATGRLETALHQQKLAGLYAQGVEYAQQGEWEQAFDCFDEIKRADPDYHDIQAQWHRAYEYKEINRKYQLARKFEEEGKLEEAIKLYDEVEKRRQNVC from the coding sequence ATGTCTTTACCTACAGCGCCCAAGATTAGATACCAATATTATGATTTTGTATTTAAAATACGCCAGACCGACCAAGAATATATTGTTGAAGCCGTCTCTCCCGATCGGGAAAGCAAAACCTACCCATTAGCTCAACCTGAATGGCCGGATCAAATTGAAGCCCCGGTGGTGGCCGATCCAACTGTAGCCCAACAGTTTGGGCGTCATCTCTTTAAGTCAATTTTCCGGGGCCCCATTCTTAATACCTATCGCCAATATTTGCGCAATATCAAAGCAGAGCAAGAAAACATGGCCGCCGGTTATGCCAAAGGCCTGCGCCTGATTGTAGATTTAGAGCAGGCCCCAAATTTAACCCGTATTCCGTGGGAATTTCTTTGTGATGAAGAAAAAGAGGGTGTAATATTTTTATGCCTGGACCCGCAAACTCCGGTGGTGCGTCGTTTGCGCCCAGGCGCACGCCCCGGCAATTTAAAATCTCCTCTCACTTTCTCTCTTTTGAGCGCGATGCCGGGAGGCACCATGCCGTTGGGTAAAACTCAGGAGGAAATCAGGGTAATTGAAGATATTCTAAAATCTAATGATAACGTGGCCGTAAAACCTCATCGGCTGGCGGCTAAAGTGAGCGATTTACTCAGCGCCATGAAAGAACAGCCCAACATTGTCCATTTTACCGGCCATGGCGATGACAATAGATTGGTGTTTGATGACAAAGAACTTTCCGCAGAGCAAATTAATCAAATTCTCAACGTAAACCATGCTCTGCGTTTAGCCGTAATCAATGCTTGCGAAGCAGGCCGGCAAGTGACCAAAACCCTGGCCGGCGGTGGAATACCGGCCATCATTGCCATGCAGTTCAAAGTTACCGACCTGGCCGGCGCAGCCTTTGCGCGAGAGTTCTATGAAAATCTAATGGCCGGCTACGCCCTGGAAACCGCTCTGGGTTTTGCTCGTGTGCAAATGAGCTGCGCAGCGGTTGAAGGCTCTTTGGAATGGGCAACCCCGGTGCTTTATTTGCAAACAGCCAGCGAGAGCGTTTTAGGGGATATTTTATTGACCACGCCTGAACCACAAGCGGCGTCAATCCTTGATGTGTCTCTCCCCGATGCCGACGAAAAAGTATTTCATTTTCTCTTGCAGCAGGGGAAGATTTGCAGCGGCCAGGGAAACCACCAGGCCGCCCTGGCCTTTTTAGAAGGGGCCAAACTCTTATCTCAAACTCAGCCCTCTTTTGGGATTTTTGAGGAAGACATCAATAAATCCATCGAGGTTTCTCAAATTGAATTGGCCGAAGCGCAGCGCCTGGCCAGGCTTGAACTGAGCAAAAATGTGCTATTTGAGCAAGCGCGTGAGTATGCCCAAAACAACCAATGGGCCGACGCGCTCAATTTATTGGGCACAATCGGCCACCTGCAACAAGATATTTCCCAACCAGAAGCCAAAGCCGAACAAACCTTTAATGTATCCGGCGAAATGAACAAGTTTTACCAGAACGTGCGCCAAGAATTGACCCGCATGCGGGAAAACCAGGCTCGTTTAACCCGGCTGGAAGCCTTTTACCGCAAAGCCGAAGAAAAATGGAACAAAGAGGAATGGGATGAAGCCATTATTTTTTTTGATAAAGCCGACGAAGAACTGCACGCTTTAAAGCATCGCCAGGCCGAGGTGGACCCTTGTTTCCAGGATACCGAAAAACGGGCCAACCAGGCCCGTATCCAAAAACGGCTGCACCAATTTTACGAACTTGGCATTAGCTTTTTTGAAAAAGAAAATTGGGATGAAGCAGTTAAAGCTTTTAAACAGGTTGATGAATTGAACCCATCCTTTCAGGAAAACCAGTGGTATTTTAGCGAGGCCCGCCGGAAGAAAAAACAGGAAGACATCTATCAACAGGGCAAAGCCGCTATCCAGGCCAAAAACTGGCGGTCGGCAATTGATACCTTACAAACCATCAAATCCGGCGAGCATCGGTTTCAAGATGCCTTTTTGGCCTTAAATTACGCCCAGGGCCATCTTTACATTCAAGACCAAAACTGGGCCGGCGCGGTAGAGGCTTTAGACACGGTAGTGCGTCGTCGCCCGGATTTTGAGGGGGATGCCCAACAACTGCACCAACAGGCCCGGTTTCGCCAGGAATTGCAAGAACGTTACCAAAGCGGCCACCAGGCCATCAAAGATAAGGAATGGAAAAAAGCTAAAGTTGATTTGGAGCGGGTTCAGTATGAACAACGTGACAAACCCAAAATTTACAACAACATAGACGAACTTTTAACCCTGATTGACGAAGAGATTCTGCTGGCCGAGCAGTACAAACAGGCCCAACGATTCCTGGATACCGGCAACTGGCAAAGAACCATTGACCTGCTTGAGCAAATCCACACCCGGCGCGATACCTACGAAAATAGCGGCCAGATGCTTGAGCAGGCCAGGCGAGAACTGGAGATTGAAATAGAGTTTGACCGGGGCCGGAAAGCGGCCCTGGACCAGCAGTGGCCCGACGCTATTCAATCCTTTCAGCGCGTACTTGAGCTAAATAATAACCACCCGGAAGCCCAACAGGGCCTGGACACCGCCCGCCGGACCCAAACAATGCAACAAAATTACCGGCAGGGCATAACCTTTCTTGAAAAAGGAGCAGCCAATTTTGATACCGAGACCCTGGAACTGGCCATCCAACACTTGCAACAGGTGGTAGAAATTGAGCCAGACTTTCGGGGTGATGCTGAAGCCAAACTCAAAGAGGCCCAACGGTTGTTAGAGGCTGAACGCAATTACCAAAAGGCGCTTCAGGCGGAAAAGGTTGAAGATTGGCCCCGGGCAGTAAAACTGTGGCAGCAGGTGGTTGACCTGGCCCGCGATCTCAATCGCGATTACCGCAATTCTGCCCAGCGCCTCAAACAGGCTTTGCAGCAACAAGACCTTGACAACCTCTATTGTCAGGTACAAACTCATCGCGCCAACCATGCCTGGGCCGAGGCAAAAGCCGTTTTAACCGACCTGGTGAAACGGGCCAATGATTATGGCCTGGCGCCCTATAAGGAAACACCCCAATGGCTCAACCAAGCCAAACGCGAAGCCCAAATAGCCGACCATTATGAAGACGGCCTGCTCTGCATGGATGCCGAGCGTTGGGACGACGCCCTGATGTGCTTTAACCGGGTGCTTGAATTGAATCCCGGCCACCACCAGGCCCAGGCTCAACTTAAGGAAGCGCAGCGCCAACGCCAACTGAAAAACAATTACCAGCAAGGGTTAAACGCTTTTCAAACCAAAGCTTGGGACCAAACCATCAGCCACCTGGAACAGGTAGTTAAAGAAGAACGGCATTACAAAGATGCCACAGGCCGCCTGGAAACTGCGCTCCATCAACAAAAACTGGCCGGTCTTTATGCCCAGGGGGTGGAATATGCCCAACAAGGAGAATGGGAACAGGCCTTTGACTGTTTTGACGAAATCAAACGCGCCGACCCTGACTACCACGACATTCAGGCGCAATGGCATCGGGCCTATGAATATAAGGAAATCAACCGCAAGTATCAACTAGCCCGCAAGTTTGAAGAGGAAGGCAAATTGGAAGAAGCCATCAAACTGTATGATGAAGTAGAGAAAAGGAGACAAAATGTCTGCTAG
- a CDS encoding PD40 domain-containing protein: MSASFEDAAARKKQLEQKLRILRHKEQAKAYEDRCEWADALRLYTEILTEDPADEEAQDGARRMRESLIIRLYDEGSRLFEAEQWPQAVETFTQLLHQVEQSGQYDYQDARARLQQAQEKIAPPRPKFPMPFWAIGGGATIVLLVLIFIVALIILRPSSPSGGELAGAAIKTLTSTPDVHTPESATPNTYKPQNNPDTPTLPVATDTPAAELTIEPSQTLIPEPTDEPTIEPTSPPAVAPTSKSATGPTATPIAVSSPEPATTPTEAPTPTGKIAVPVYDTQNGTYHVYIARANDGWRPKLFLADSSQPAFSADGQWIIVRTWPSEIHHFGQRLVLFPSLNIEAGDERWMTLNLEDAHPSLRRGDNEIVFHTLRGGREQPDLFTLGAWEGAETSVDNQVLIGRGENPDWLGSKIVYYSPESPEGVYVRDSSGSSKQILNVFGVVVPAGAPDGDQVAVSLKKPDDYWHVYTLSAGQGEKSLKQLTHQTTNDQLPVWSPDGQFIAFVSNRNNHYAVWVMNADGSNQDELFRLNGPLDGTVSLAVDLSRGWSEERLSWAP, encoded by the coding sequence ATGTCTGCTAGTTTTGAAGATGCCGCGGCGCGGAAAAAACAACTGGAACAAAAATTGCGTATCCTGCGCCACAAAGAACAGGCCAAAGCGTATGAAGACAGGTGTGAATGGGCCGACGCCCTGCGCCTGTATACCGAAATATTGACTGAAGACCCGGCTGACGAAGAAGCGCAAGACGGCGCCCGACGGATGCGGGAAAGCCTGATCATTCGCCTTTATGATGAAGGCAGCCGCTTATTTGAGGCCGAGCAGTGGCCCCAGGCCGTAGAAACTTTTACCCAACTTCTGCATCAGGTAGAACAGAGCGGTCAGTATGACTATCAAGACGCGCGCGCCAGGTTGCAACAAGCGCAAGAAAAAATTGCCCCACCTCGGCCCAAATTTCCAATGCCGTTTTGGGCCATTGGGGGCGGAGCAACTATTGTTTTGCTGGTCCTGATTTTTATTGTTGCGCTTATTATACTCAGACCATCATCTCCTTCTGGTGGCGAATTGGCCGGCGCTGCCATCAAAACCCTGACCTCCACGCCGGATGTCCACACCCCGGAATCGGCTACCCCTAATACCTACAAACCTCAGAATAATCCTGATACTCCAACCCTTCCGGTTGCTACAGATACACCCGCCGCTGAATTAACCATTGAACCATCCCAAACCTTAATTCCTGAACCTACCGATGAGCCGACCATTGAACCAACCTCCCCCCCTGCCGTTGCCCCTACATCAAAATCCGCCACCGGGCCAACAGCCACTCCAATTGCGGTATCGTCCCCCGAACCGGCCACTACTCCCACCGAGGCCCCCACCCCCACCGGCAAAATTGCTGTGCCCGTTTACGACACGCAAAACGGCACCTACCATGTTTACATTGCCCGGGCCAATGATGGCTGGCGGCCAAAACTATTTCTGGCCGATAGCAGCCAGCCGGCTTTTTCTGCCGATGGTCAGTGGATTATTGTCCGCACCTGGCCTTCGGAAATACATCACTTTGGCCAGCGCCTGGTGCTTTTCCCCAGCCTCAACATAGAGGCCGGAGATGAACGATGGATGACCCTGAATCTGGAAGACGCCCACCCCAGCCTGCGCCGTGGAGATAATGAGATAGTTTTTCACACCTTGCGCGGTGGGCGGGAACAACCCGACCTGTTCACGCTTGGCGCCTGGGAAGGCGCAGAAACAAGCGTGGATAATCAAGTTTTGATCGGGCGGGGCGAAAACCCTGATTGGTTGGGTAGCAAAATTGTGTATTATTCGCCTGAATCGCCGGAAGGGGTGTATGTTAGAGACAGCAGCGGCAGCAGCAAACAGATTCTAAATGTGTTTGGCGTGGTTGTTCCGGCCGGCGCCCCGGACGGCGATCAAGTAGCCGTATCGCTTAAAAAACCGGACGACTATTGGCACGTTTACACCCTTTCCGCCGGCCAGGGTGAGAAGAGTCTGAAACAGTTGACCCATCAAACCACCAACGACCAACTGCCCGTTTGGTCCCCCGATGGGCAGTTTATCGCCTTTGTCTCTAACCGAAACAACCATTACGCCGTGTGGGTAATGAACGCCGATGGAAGCAATCAAGACGAGTTGTTCAGACTCAACGGTCCTCTTGACGGTACAGTATCCCTGGCCGTAGATTTATCGCGTGGTTGGAGCGAAGAACGGCTTTCTTGGGCGCCATAG